The proteins below are encoded in one region of Salmo salar chromosome ssa02, Ssal_v3.1, whole genome shotgun sequence:
- the LOC106580111 gene encoding disintegrin and metalloproteinase domain-containing protein 15 isoform X5, translating into MDTSQCHCATMFLSGAVVTLVLLETVTFRGTQSNTLLTSQLGLLDDNDLQEYLLVESHLNSNKTEMEKPQEKLSHLNATTISSHSSLTSPEHHHGSRHGKPLERTRPFVVVDGHKRSLSEALQKGHPDKLQCGLQFGGSIYLLDLEKNHDLLPRPPNVFYYLPNGTGVSLEEGTVTHCYYHGSVRGFPQSRVALSTCSGLRGVVAINSTLSFELQPEEEHEDEEGAEESGGEEEEGMHLLYSTRPLERGSVGGCGVSHTPVPPIHIPPQVPHRSKRDILSETKYIELVLVADHKEYRNYQKINKTIIYRMLDVANQVDWFYRPLSVRVALTGVEIWSDQDKIQVDKSPSDTLNRFLEWRTRELLPRLRHDNAQLIMGGSFDGTTVGMASQSSMCSKDRSGGVNVDHLVSVLGVASTIAHELGHNLGMNHDTADRRCQCQNEPRLGGCIMEPSTGFMPGQLFSSCSARDLSLSLLHGGGMCLFNVPQPEKLLGGPRCGNLYVEKGEECDCGLLDECNDPCCNATTCKLVPGAQCSSDGICCDNCKLRSGGWMCRQPLGECDLPEHCTGTSPYCPPNVFLQNGEPCEEGSSYCYSGVCASLNTQCQMLWGPNSTRAPPVCFSSVNKQGNKYGNCGQMANGTYIPCPSKDVHCGRLQCQGGNDRPLLGTSAEILTTKVKFNYSDFVCRGTYFHLGDDVSDPAMVAQGTACGLGKACWNQRCQDVSLFGVDECQSKCNGHGVCNSNKNCHCDVGWAPPDCRYTGHGGSVDSGPARAPRGSDPARVALLVIFLFILPVVLLFLALRFPRCHRNLPCLGNTSLFHKGTGRQQSRTPATERVDARNGEQVQPLRYHWSRQSDIQMTPSLPSNKALVPPKKPPAPRKSLPSDPPSHPTHPGYAASGAPMQHGASITSVPPVGPPVAAIPSRRAPLPPVRTSQPRKLNSTPPI; encoded by the exons ATGGACACGAGCCAATGTCACTGCGCAACAATGTTTCTATCTGGAGCTGTGGTAACATTGGTGCTACTCGAGACTGTTACATTTCGCGGTACTCAATCAAATACGTTACTTACTAGCCAGTTAGGATTACTGGACGATAACGATCTGCAGGAATATCTGCTGGTGGAAAGTCATTTGAACTCAAATAAAACAGAGATGGAGAAGCCACAAGAGAAGCTGTCTCATTTGAACGCAACAACAATATCGTCTCACTCCTCACTTACAA GTCCAGAGCACCACCATGGTAGTAGGCACGGCAAGCCACTGGAGAGGACCAGGCCCTTTGTGGTAGTGGACGGACACAAGAGAAGTCTGAGTGAGGCCTTGCAG AAAGGTCACCCAGACAAGCTACAGTGTGGTCTTCAATTTGGAGGCAGCATCTATCTTTTGGACCTGGAGAAAAACCA TGATCTCCTGCCCAGGCCCCCCAATGTCTTCTACTACCTCCCTAATGGCACTGGGGTTTCTTTAGAGGAGGGCACAGTG ACTCACTGCTACTACCACGGCTCAGTGAGGGGCTTCCCACAGTCCAGGGTGGCTCTCAGTACCTGCTCTGGACTCAG GGGTGTGGTGGCCATCAACTCCACCCTGAGCTTTGAGCTGCAGCCTGAGGAAGAACACGAGGATGaggagggggcagaggagagtggaggggaggaggaggaggggatgcacCTGCTCTACTCCACCAGACCTCTGGAGAGGGGTAGTGTTGGGGGCTGTGGAGTGTCCCATACACCTGTACCCCCCATCCACATCCCACCACAAGTCCCACACAGG AGTAAGAGGGACATTCTCTCAGAGACCAAGTACATAGAGCTTGTGCTTGTAGCTGATCACAAAGAG TACCGTAACTACCAGAAAATCAACAAGACTATCATCTATCGAATGCTGGATGTGGCCAACCAAGTAGACTGG TTCTACCGGCCGCTGAGTGTGCGTGTGGCTCTAACTGGGGTGGAGATCTGGAGTGACCAGGATAAGATCCAGGTTGACAAGAGTCCCTCAGACACTCTCAACCGCTTCCTGGAGTGGCGCACCAGAGAGCTGCTGCCCCGCCTGCGCCACGACAATGCTCAGCTCATTAT GGGGGGCTCATTTGATGGAACTACAGTGGGAATGGCATCTCAGTCTTCCATGTGCTCCAAGGACCGGTCAGGAGGGGTAAATGTG gatcACCTGGTCAGTGTACTGGGGGTGGCGTCCACCATTGCCCACGAGCTCGGGCACAATCTGGGCATGAATCACGACACGGCCGACCGGCGCTGCCAGTGTCAGAACGAACCACGCCTGGGAGGCTGCATCATGGAGCCATCTACTGG GTTCATGCCAGGCCAGCTGTTCAGCAGCTGCAGTGCCAGAGACCTGTCCCTCAGCCTGCTCCACGGTGGAGGGATGTGCCTCTTCAACGTGCCCCAGCCTGAGAAACTGCTGGGGGGGCCACGCTGTGGAAACCTCTatgtggagaagggagaggaatGTGACTGCGGCCTGCTGGAT GAGTGTAACGATCCCTGCTGCAACGCCACCACCTGTAAACTGGTTCCTGGGGCCCAGTGTTCCTCCGATGGCATCTGTTGTGACAACTGCAAG CTGCGTTCAGGTGGATGGATGTGTCGGCAGCCCCTGGGGGAGTGTGACCTCCCAGAGCACTGCACCGGTACCTCTCCGTACTGCCCCCCCAACGTGTTCCTGCAGAACGGCGAGCCCTGCGAGGAAGGCTCCTCCTACTGCTACAGCGGTGTCTGCGCCAGCCTCAACACACAGTGCCAGATGTTGTGGGGACCTA ATTCCACCAGGGCTCCGCCTGTCTGCTTTTCCTCCGTCAACAAACAGGGCAACAAATACGGCAACTGTGGCCAGATGGCCAACGGAACCTACATCCCCTGCCCTAGCAa AGATGTGCATTGTGGGAGGCTCCAGTGCCAGGGAGGCAACGACCGTCCGTTGCTAGGCACCAGCGCTGAGATCCTGACCACTAAAGTAAAATTTAACTACAGCGACTTTGTCTGCCGGGGAACCTACTTCCACCTTGGCGACGACGTCTCCGACCCTGCCATGGTGGCACAGGGCACCGCGTGTGGTCTTGGCAAG GCCTGTTGGAACCAGCGGTGTCAGGATGTGTCTTTGTTCGGCGTCGACGAGTGTCAGAGCAAATGCAACGGACACGGG GTGTGCAACAGCAATAAGAACTGCCACTGTGATGTGGGTTGGGCTCCTCCAGACTGTAGGTACACAGGCCATGGAGGCAGTGTGGACAGTGGCCCTGCAAGAGCACCTAGAG GATCTGACCCGGCACGTGTGGCCTTGCTGGTCATCTTCCTCTTCATCCTGCCAGTGGTTCTCCTCTTCCTCGCCCTACGTTTCCCCCGCTGTCACCGCAACCTGCCCTGCCTGGGCAATACCAGCCTCTTCCACAAGGGCACCGGACGCCAACAGAGCCG GACCCCGGCCACAGAGCGAGTGGATGCTCGTAACGGTGAGCAGGTCCAACCTCTGAGGTACCACTGGAGCCGCCAGAGTGACATCCAAATGACCCCGTCGCTGCCTTCCAACAAG
- the dcst1 gene encoding E3 ubiquitin-protein ligase DCST1 — MVKLSELRRLKKAPHSTLERISRWVLPDFAHRFLFSQSQEFPVARFFLGALFGALSGAAVCILGGAFSSYFRCSVLLIFPSMLGSRGRAYLMLFVLYGLYMGPIANIHRNVQDVAFSMGCNIELQIKHSKVMWRAVMEPFIQVVQDIVEDNGEFQEEAKSVSRKFQSIRDEVMGQYGYDSMEQGPVAAGNSTQDLYAAKTMMRCDNVVEQGIERCREWFEVKWQDCMDTIKAPIINHILCVSMRFHFLCDIMRVMKTWCREDIPVEGNFGQTFDKLNFSIDALSREFSTNVVLQEEEQQSVFGVSALQEDFTEGLSKAFEETKVILDQFLGLIQLLLSCTFITIFTSAFGYARQYTQDIRFDNIYITTYFRQIDARRKRADKRYLLPLKKAERSLFINPRSLSIHPSELKLVVAGLLQVVSLAVFVCVLLAVDMVLHHIFDIIRRHTFTEFSLTSSHHIDINVGGQSIMAKLLRKTIGAFNTSSNLDMQSSNQHCLPQPRALTIEDYLWSFVPLLMMALMCCLQVYSNRLRRVISAFYFPKREKRRALFLYNLQIQRRISYTKRQRTRLMQLGTGEKTVLSGVLSRLERLGCRLRWCCVCGERQRGDRAVECTVPGCQAAYCPQCWRDLSRICYACVPTSNWDPAESCSDTDMYYVH; from the exons ATGGTTAAATTGAGTGAACTCCGAAGACTCAAAAAAGCACCACATTCCA CCTTGGAGAGGATCAGTAGGTGGGTTCTGCCAGATTTTGCCCACCGGTTCCTCTTTAGTCAGTCACAGGAGTTCCCAGTTGCTCGTTTCTTCCTGGGAGCATTATTTGGTGCTCTCAGcggtgcag cTGTATGTATTCTGGGTGGGGCATTTTCCTCCTACTTTCGCTGCTCGGTCCTCCTGATCTTTCCCAGCATGCTCGGCTCTCGTGGCAGGGCGTACCTCATGCTGTTTGTCCTCTACGGCCTGTATATGG GCCCAATTGCTAACATCCACCGTAATGTCCAGGATGTGGCCTTCTCTATGGGGTGCAACATCGAGCTCCAGATCAAACACAGCAAGGTCATGTGGAGGGCGGTGATGGAGCCCTTCATACAGGTGGTGCAGGATATTGTG GAGGATAATGGGGAGTTCCAGGAGGAGGCTAAGAGTGTGAGCAGGAAGTTTCAGAGCATCAGGGATGAGGTCATGGGGCAGTATGGCTATGACTCCATGGAACAGGGCCCTGTTGCTGCTGGCAACAGCACCCAGGATTTGTATGCAGCAAAGACGATGATGCGATGTGACA ATGTGGTGGAGCAGGGGATAGAGCGCTGTCGGGAGTGGTTTGAGGTCAAGTGGCAGGACTGCATGGATACCATCAAAGCCCCAATCATCAACCACATCCTGTGTGTGTCCATGAGATTCCACTTCCTCTGTGACATCATGAGAG TCATGAAGACCTGGTGCAGGGAGGATATCCCAGTGGAAGGGAATTTTGGGCAAACATTCGACAAGCTCAACTTCTCCATTGACGCACTGTCCAGAGAATTCAGCACTAACGTGGTGCTGCAG GAGGAGGAGCAGCAGTCTGTGTTTGGTGTGTCAGCCCTACAGGAGGATTTCACAGAGGGTCTGAGTAAAGCCTTCGAGGAGACCAAGGTCATCCTGGACCAGTTTCTGGGCCTcatccagctcctcctctcctgcaCCTTCATCACTATCTTCACCTC GGCGTTTGGATATGCGAGGCAGTATACACAAGACATTCGGTTTGACAACATCTACATCACCACCTACTTCAGACAGATTGATGCCAGGAGAAAGAGAGCC GACAAACGTTATCTGTTACCTTTGAAGAAAGCTGAGCGGAGCCTTTTCATCAACCCTCGCAGCCTGTCCATACATCCCAGTGAGCTTAAACTAGTG GTGGCGGGCCTGCTGCAGGTAGTCTCTCtggctgtgtttgtctgtgtgctaCTGGCTGTCGACATGGTCCTCCACCACATCTTTGACATCATCCGCAGACACACTTTCACAGAGTTCTCCCTCACCA GTAGCCACCACATAGACATCAACGTGGGAGGACAGTCCATTATGGCCAAGCTGCTGAGGAAGACCATCGGGGCCTTCAacacctcctctaacctggataTGCAGTCTAGTAACCAGC ACTGTCTGCCCCAGCCGAGGGCCCTCACCATAGAGGACTACCTGTGGAGTTTCGTGCCCCTCTTGATGATGGCGCTGATGTGCTGCCTGCAGGTGTACAGCAACCGCCTGCGCAGGGTCATCTCTGCCTTCTACTTCCCcaag CGGGAGAAGAGGCGCGCTCTGTTCCTTTATAACCTGCAGATCCAGAGGCGCATCTCATACACCAAAAGGCAACGGACACGACTCATGCAGCTAGGAACAGGAGAGAAAACA gtgTTGTCTGGTGTGTTGTCTAGACTGGAGAGGCTGGGCTGCAGGCTGCggtggtgctgtgtgtgtggggagaggcAGAGGGGTGACCGGGCCGTGGAGTGCACAGTCCCAGGCTGCCAGGCGGCCTACTGTCCCCAGTGCTGGAGGGACCTGAGCAGGATCTGTTACGCCTGTGTCCCCACTAGTAACTGGGATCCAGCAGAAAGCTGTTCAGACACAGACATGTATTATGTCCATTAG